In Hymenobacter sublimis, a single genomic region encodes these proteins:
- a CDS encoding HAD family hydrolase, whose product MSYSLLLFDYDGTLCDTRNAIKYSLRRTFQEFGLVEPVEPALQAVVQQGLPLAETLLALHPAGTSPLPATWVETYRRIYSAEAEPLVTPFPGAQQVLATAVARGCTVAIISNKGLAILENSLARLGLRAYAALVLGDDPMAATPLPLKPDPALFTQRIQPRFPQFTLATTLMIGDTATDLQFARNCGIAACWASYGFGHAPDCAAFKPAHRIGSLAELLPLVA is encoded by the coding sequence ATGAGCTACTCCCTGTTATTGTTTGATTATGATGGCACGCTCTGCGATACCCGCAACGCCATCAAGTACTCTCTGCGGCGTACGTTTCAGGAATTCGGCTTGGTTGAGCCCGTGGAGCCGGCCCTGCAGGCGGTAGTGCAACAGGGGCTGCCCCTCGCCGAAACCCTATTGGCACTGCACCCAGCTGGTACCAGCCCGCTACCCGCTACCTGGGTTGAAACCTACCGCCGCATTTATAGCGCCGAGGCCGAGCCGCTGGTTACTCCTTTTCCCGGCGCCCAGCAGGTACTGGCTACGGCCGTTGCCCGCGGGTGTACGGTGGCCATTATCAGCAACAAGGGATTAGCTATTCTAGAGAATTCGCTGGCGCGGCTAGGCTTGCGCGCGTACGCTGCCCTGGTGCTAGGCGACGACCCCATGGCTGCCACGCCGCTGCCACTCAAGCCCGACCCGGCCCTGTTTACTCAGCGGATTCAGCCCCGGTTTCCGCAGTTCACTCTTGCCACTACCCTCATGATTGGCGACACGGCCACGGATCTGCAGTTCGCCCGAAACTGCGGCATTGCGGCCTGCTGGGCTTCCTATGGCTTCGGCCACGCCCCTGATTGTGCCGCCTTTAAACCCGCCCACCGCATTGGCAGCTTAGCAGAGCTGTTACCCCTTGTGGCTTAA
- a CDS encoding YwqG family protein, with translation MLKELELLQHWEKIKSVSQPCIRLHLAPEEEEDIPIGNSKMGGIPDLPPGCQWPTEQDPEKPLSFIAQINLAEVSVYDEQGLLPHQGLLSFFYSADQEAWGYDSKHRDKFKVLYYEGSPSELHRVSFPDTLEEDAQFEACTLIPQLEISLPSWDNNLLNFLTESEQDNLFGLEEGNTNKLFGHADTIQGSMELECELVTNGIYCGDPSGYASPQAKALEPNAGNWRLLLQVDSNEDECGMMWGDAGRLYFWIREQDLKTQNFDASWVILQCY, from the coding sequence ATGTTGAAAGAGCTAGAGCTTCTTCAGCATTGGGAGAAAATCAAATCAGTAAGTCAACCTTGTATACGGCTACACTTAGCGCCTGAAGAAGAGGAAGATATTCCTATTGGCAACTCTAAAATGGGTGGTATACCAGACCTACCGCCAGGCTGTCAGTGGCCGACCGAGCAGGACCCGGAAAAGCCTCTTTCCTTTATTGCCCAGATCAATCTTGCTGAAGTAAGTGTTTACGATGAGCAAGGATTACTGCCCCACCAAGGACTTCTATCCTTTTTTTATTCGGCCGATCAGGAGGCTTGGGGATACGATAGCAAACACAGAGACAAATTCAAGGTTCTGTATTACGAAGGCTCACCCAGTGAGCTTCACCGCGTCTCTTTTCCCGATACGCTGGAAGAAGACGCTCAATTCGAGGCTTGCACACTTATTCCGCAGTTGGAAATCAGTTTACCCTCCTGGGATAATAATCTACTCAATTTTCTAACCGAGAGTGAACAGGATAACCTGTTTGGATTGGAAGAAGGAAACACAAACAAGCTGTTTGGCCACGCTGACACCATTCAGGGCTCCATGGAACTGGAGTGCGAGTTGGTCACGAATGGCATCTATTGTGGTGACCCATCGGGGTATGCCTCGCCTCAAGCAAAAGCACTGGAGCCAAATGCAGGCAATTGGCGACTTTTATTGCAAGTTGATAGCAATGAGGACGAATGCGGTATGATGTGGGGCGACGCAGGCAGACTCTACTTCTGGATTAGAGAACAAGACTTAAAAACCCAGAATTTCGACGCCAGTTGGGTTATTCTACAATGTTATTGA
- a CDS encoding M28 family metallopeptidase, producing MMPFSTFSLLPAGLLFGLVLAACQSQNASTTSSTPAVATAEVGATTPTTPAEAISAATIGRYLQAVSSDEMLGRKPFTLGEQRSTQYLADEFKRLGLQPGPGGSYFQPVPLVEITGTPAPTLHIKGKGQPLSFQYKTDFVTFTQREQPQVSVSNSALVFAGYGVVAPEYGWDDYAGLDVKGKTVVVLVNDPGNAGNDTTLFKGKAMTYYGRWTYKYEEAARHGAAGVLIVHDTKPAAYPWSVVLSGAVSPKLRAQTANNGADKCALEGWLTLDAAKKLFQAAGQSYEQLYAAANTKGFRPRPLGGLTLTGSIQNKLRRQTSRNVLAVLPGTTRPDEYIIYSAHWDHFGVGKAIAGDSIYNGAVDDGTGLAALLSIAEAFQKAPQKPERSIVFLAVTAEEQGLLGSAYYAQHPPYPLNKTVADLNMDMLWPYGQMKDLTVIGYGQSELEDYARAAAREQDRYILPDQQPETGMFYRSDHFNFAHVGVPSLYASGGFESRTRGKDYIAQQRQNYTTNMYHKPADQFDPSWDLAGIAQDAQLYFRVGQRLAAETTFPQWRAGSEFKGARDKSMGK from the coding sequence ATGATGCCCTTCTCTACTTTTTCTCTCCTACCGGCTGGCCTGCTGTTTGGCCTCGTTCTGGCGGCCTGCCAGTCTCAGAACGCGTCTACCACTTCCTCAACGCCAGCAGTGGCTACGGCGGAAGTTGGCGCGACTACCCCCACTACTCCCGCTGAAGCCATCAGCGCCGCCACGATTGGCCGGTATTTGCAGGCCGTTTCCTCGGATGAGATGCTGGGCCGCAAGCCGTTCACCCTGGGTGAGCAGCGCAGCACCCAGTATCTGGCCGACGAATTCAAGCGCCTGGGGTTGCAGCCCGGCCCGGGTGGCTCCTACTTCCAGCCCGTACCCCTGGTCGAAATTACCGGTACGCCCGCGCCTACCCTCCACATTAAGGGCAAAGGTCAGCCCCTGAGCTTCCAGTACAAAACTGATTTCGTGACGTTTACCCAGCGCGAGCAGCCGCAGGTGAGCGTCAGCAACTCCGCGCTAGTGTTTGCCGGCTACGGCGTGGTGGCGCCCGAGTACGGCTGGGACGATTACGCCGGCCTCGACGTGAAGGGCAAAACGGTGGTGGTGCTGGTGAATGACCCCGGCAATGCGGGCAACGACACCACCTTGTTCAAGGGCAAGGCCATGACCTACTACGGCCGCTGGACCTACAAATACGAGGAAGCGGCCCGCCACGGCGCCGCCGGCGTGCTCATCGTGCACGACACCAAGCCGGCCGCCTACCCCTGGTCGGTGGTGCTGAGCGGGGCCGTCAGCCCTAAGCTGCGCGCCCAAACCGCTAACAACGGCGCCGACAAGTGCGCCCTGGAAGGCTGGCTGACCCTGGACGCGGCTAAGAAGCTGTTCCAGGCCGCCGGCCAGAGCTATGAGCAGCTCTATGCCGCCGCCAATACCAAAGGCTTCCGGCCCCGGCCGCTGGGCGGGCTCACCCTCACGGGCAGCATCCAGAACAAGCTCCGCCGCCAGACCTCGCGCAACGTGCTGGCTGTGCTACCGGGCACCACCCGCCCCGATGAGTACATCATCTACTCGGCCCACTGGGACCATTTTGGGGTAGGCAAAGCCATTGCCGGCGACTCCATCTACAACGGAGCGGTGGACGACGGCACTGGTTTGGCGGCCCTGCTCAGCATTGCCGAAGCGTTCCAGAAAGCGCCGCAGAAGCCGGAGCGCAGCATCGTGTTTCTGGCCGTCACGGCCGAGGAACAGGGCCTGCTGGGCTCGGCCTACTACGCCCAGCACCCGCCCTACCCCTTAAACAAAACCGTAGCCGACCTGAACATGGACATGCTCTGGCCCTACGGCCAGATGAAGGACCTCACGGTTATCGGCTACGGGCAGTCGGAGCTGGAGGACTACGCCCGCGCCGCGGCCCGGGAGCAGGACCGCTACATCCTACCCGATCAGCAGCCCGAAACCGGCATGTTCTACCGCTCCGACCACTTCAACTTTGCCCACGTGGGCGTGCCCTCCCTCTACGCCAGCGGCGGTTTCGAGAGCCGCACCCGCGGCAAGGACTACATTGCCCAGCAGCGCCAGAATTACACCACGAACATGTACCACAAGCCCGCCGACCAGTTTGACCCCAGCTGGGACCTCGCGGGTATTGCCCAGGACGCCCAGCTCTACTTCCGCGTGGGCCAGCGCCTGGCCGCCGAAACTACGTTCCCGCAGTGGCGGGCCGGCTCGGAGTTCAAAGGTGCGCGTGACAAGAGCATGGGCAAGTAA
- a CDS encoding polynucleotide kinase-phosphatase, translating into MPLTSLKLPELSLVLLIGTSGAGKSTFARRLFQATEIVSSDHCRALVADDENDQSATPEAFALLHYLVGLRLKRGLLTVVDATNVQPEARKTLVQLARDYHVLPTAIILDVPDRVAEDRNQARPERRHLGRHVVPQQRQQLRRSLKTLKQEGFRHVYHLHGPEEVDAVQTIVRDPLYSNRKQDTGPFDIIGDVHGCYEELVQLLTQMGYVVQTEPAQDPRDLGVRVTAPAGRRALFLGDLVDRGPASPQVLRLVMSMVQGSQALCVPGNHDIKLLRYLNGKQVAEKHGFAETVAQLAPESEAFKSQVRQFLDGLVSHYVLDGGKLVVAHAGMREEMQGRGSGAVRAFALFGETTGEIDEFGLPVRYNWASEYRGRAMVVYGHTPVPEPEWLNNTIDIDTGCVFGGRLTALRYPERELVAVPAAQVYCEPVRPLRPAEVAADVAQLTAQQQHDDLLDIRDVTGKQIIKTRLLPSVTIREENAAAALEVMSRFALNPKWLLYLPPTMSPSETSALPDLLEHPAEAFDYFRRQGLERVVCEEKHMGSRVVVVLARDEAAARRRFGVVGEGPGKCYTRTGRNFFTDAALEAAFLARLQEALTTAGFWERFQTDWLCLDAELLPWSAKAQELIKSQYAAVAAAATAALPETVAVLSQASSRGLDGVEALLARATSRQAAAEHYAQAYRRYCWPVESLSDLRLAPFHLLATEGRTYFDKDHAWHMETLRSICLADEALLRATPYRVVNLQNIADVEAATQWWTDLTGAGGEGMVVKPYDFIPSGRQHLVQPALKCRGREYLRIIYGPDYLLPGNLERLRERAVKAKRNLALREFALGVEGLERFVAGAPLREVHQCVFGVLALESEAVDPRL; encoded by the coding sequence ATGCCCCTGACCTCCCTTAAACTTCCCGAACTCTCCCTGGTGTTGCTCATTGGCACCTCGGGCGCGGGCAAATCTACGTTTGCTCGTCGCCTGTTTCAGGCCACCGAAATTGTGTCGTCGGACCACTGCCGGGCCCTGGTGGCCGATGATGAAAACGACCAGTCGGCCACGCCGGAGGCCTTTGCCCTGCTGCACTACCTAGTGGGCCTGCGCCTAAAGCGTGGCCTCTTAACGGTAGTAGATGCCACCAACGTGCAGCCCGAGGCCCGCAAAACCCTCGTGCAGCTTGCCCGCGACTACCACGTGCTGCCCACGGCCATCATCCTCGACGTGCCCGACCGCGTGGCCGAGGACCGCAACCAGGCCCGCCCCGAACGTCGGCACCTGGGCCGCCATGTAGTGCCCCAGCAGCGCCAGCAGCTACGCCGTAGCCTCAAAACCCTCAAGCAGGAGGGCTTCCGCCACGTTTACCACCTGCATGGTCCCGAAGAAGTGGACGCCGTACAAACCATCGTCCGCGACCCGCTGTACAGCAACCGCAAGCAAGACACGGGGCCCTTCGACATCATTGGGGACGTGCACGGCTGCTATGAGGAGTTGGTGCAGCTGCTTACCCAAATGGGTTACGTCGTGCAGACCGAGCCAGCCCAGGACCCCCGCGACTTGGGTGTGCGTGTAACGGCCCCCGCCGGCCGTCGCGCCCTGTTCCTGGGCGATTTGGTTGACCGGGGTCCCGCCTCGCCCCAGGTGTTGCGGCTGGTCATGAGCATGGTGCAGGGCAGCCAGGCCCTGTGCGTGCCCGGCAACCACGACATCAAGCTGCTGCGCTACCTAAACGGCAAGCAGGTAGCCGAAAAGCACGGTTTTGCCGAAACGGTGGCCCAGCTGGCTCCCGAGTCGGAGGCATTTAAGAGCCAGGTGCGACAGTTCCTAGATGGCCTCGTGAGCCATTATGTGCTCGATGGGGGCAAGCTGGTCGTCGCCCACGCCGGCATGCGCGAGGAAATGCAGGGTAGGGGCTCGGGTGCCGTGCGGGCCTTTGCTTTGTTCGGTGAGACGACCGGCGAAATCGACGAGTTTGGTTTGCCCGTGCGCTACAACTGGGCCTCGGAGTACCGCGGCCGCGCCATGGTGGTGTACGGCCACACGCCCGTGCCGGAGCCCGAATGGCTCAACAACACCATCGACATTGACACCGGCTGCGTGTTCGGCGGCCGCCTCACGGCCCTGCGCTACCCCGAGCGGGAACTGGTAGCCGTACCCGCCGCCCAGGTGTACTGCGAGCCGGTGCGGCCGCTACGCCCGGCCGAAGTAGCTGCCGACGTGGCCCAGCTCACCGCCCAGCAGCAGCACGACGATTTATTGGACATCCGCGACGTGACGGGCAAGCAAATTATTAAAACCCGCCTGCTGCCCTCGGTAACTATTCGGGAGGAAAACGCGGCGGCTGCCCTGGAGGTGATGTCGCGCTTTGCTCTGAACCCCAAGTGGCTGCTCTACCTGCCGCCCACCATGAGCCCTTCGGAAACCTCGGCCCTGCCCGACTTGCTAGAGCACCCCGCCGAAGCCTTCGACTACTTCCGGCGTCAGGGCCTGGAGCGGGTAGTCTGCGAGGAAAAGCACATGGGCAGCCGCGTGGTAGTGGTGCTGGCCCGCGACGAGGCCGCGGCTCGCCGCCGTTTTGGGGTGGTGGGCGAGGGGCCGGGCAAGTGCTACACCCGCACTGGCCGCAACTTCTTCACCGATGCCGCCCTGGAAGCCGCTTTCCTTGCTCGCCTGCAAGAGGCGCTGACTACCGCCGGTTTCTGGGAGCGGTTTCAGACCGACTGGCTCTGCCTGGATGCGGAGCTACTGCCCTGGTCGGCCAAGGCTCAGGAGCTGATCAAGAGCCAGTACGCGGCCGTGGCCGCCGCGGCTACGGCTGCGCTACCCGAAACCGTAGCCGTGCTTAGTCAGGCCAGTTCCCGGGGCCTTGACGGGGTCGAAGCCTTGTTGGCCCGCGCCACGTCCCGCCAAGCGGCCGCCGAGCACTACGCCCAGGCCTACCGCCGCTACTGCTGGCCCGTGGAAAGCCTCTCTGATCTGCGCCTGGCGCCTTTCCATCTGCTGGCGACCGAGGGCCGCACCTATTTCGACAAGGACCACGCCTGGCACATGGAAACCCTACGCAGCATCTGTCTCGCCGACGAGGCGCTGCTCCGGGCCACTCCCTACCGCGTGGTGAACCTTCAGAATATTGCCGACGTGGAAGCTGCTACCCAATGGTGGACCGACCTCACCGGGGCCGGGGGCGAAGGCATGGTGGTCAAGCCCTACGACTTCATCCCGAGTGGCCGCCAGCACCTGGTGCAGCCGGCCCTCAAGTGCCGCGGCCGCGAGTACCTGCGCATCATCTACGGCCCCGACTACCTGCTGCCCGGCAACTTGGAGCGCCTGCGCGAGCGGGCCGTCAAGGCCAAGCGCAACCTGGCCCTGCGCGAGTTTGCCCTCGGTGTAGAAGGCCTGGAGCGCTTCGTGGCCGGGGCTCCGCTGCGGGAGGTGCACCAGTGCGTGTTCGGGGTACTGGCCCTGGAAAGTGAGGCCGTAGACCCACGGCTGTGA
- a CDS encoding acetyl-CoA carboxylase carboxyltransferase subunit alpha, producing MLLDFEQPIAALEGKLREMQQLALDSQVDVSDAVTALEAKIKALKKETYANLTRWQRVQLSRHPDRPYTLDYIEGMTEKFIELHGDRTVADDKAMVGGFADLDGRSVMFIGQQKGRNTKQRQFRNFGMPNPEGYRKALRLMKLAEKFNKPIVTLIDTPGAFPGLEAEERGQGEAIARNLKEMFLLKVPVICIVIGEGASGGALGIAIGDRVLMLENTWYSVISPESCSSILWRSWDYKEQAAEALKLTATDMLKAGLVDGIVKEPLGGAHTDAATMIKNLKKTILKTLDELEALPQDERISQRIDKFSNMGVVVE from the coding sequence ATGCTCCTCGATTTCGAACAACCGATTGCCGCTCTCGAAGGCAAGCTCCGTGAAATGCAACAACTGGCCCTCGATAGCCAGGTGGATGTGTCGGATGCCGTGACGGCCCTCGAAGCCAAAATCAAAGCCCTCAAAAAGGAAACCTACGCCAACCTCACCCGCTGGCAGCGCGTGCAACTCTCGCGCCACCCCGACCGGCCCTATACCCTTGACTACATTGAGGGCATGACCGAGAAGTTTATTGAGCTGCACGGCGACCGGACTGTGGCCGACGATAAGGCTATGGTGGGCGGATTTGCCGATCTTGATGGCCGCTCGGTGATGTTTATTGGGCAGCAGAAGGGGCGCAATACTAAGCAGCGCCAGTTTCGTAATTTCGGCATGCCCAACCCCGAGGGCTACCGCAAGGCCTTGCGCCTGATGAAGCTGGCCGAGAAGTTCAACAAGCCCATTGTCACCCTGATTGATACGCCTGGCGCGTTTCCGGGCCTGGAGGCCGAGGAGCGGGGACAAGGCGAGGCCATTGCTCGCAACCTTAAGGAAATGTTCCTGCTGAAGGTGCCCGTTATCTGCATTGTCATCGGGGAAGGCGCTTCCGGCGGGGCCCTGGGTATTGCCATCGGCGACCGGGTGCTGATGCTGGAAAACACCTGGTACTCCGTGATTTCGCCTGAGTCGTGCAGCAGCATCCTGTGGCGCAGCTGGGACTATAAGGAGCAGGCTGCCGAGGCCCTCAAGCTCACGGCGACCGACATGCTCAAAGCTGGCCTCGTGGATGGTATCGTGAAGGAACCGCTCGGGGGCGCGCATACTGATGCCGCTACCATGATCAAAAACCTGAAGAAAACCATCCTCAAAACCCTCGACGAGCTAGAGGCTTTACCCCAGGATGAGCGCATTAGCCAGCGCATCGATAAGTTCTCGAATATGGGCGTGGTAGTAGAGTAA
- a CDS encoding ADP-ribosylglycohydrolase family protein, translated as MLPPSSSSTETQIRAALLGLAVGDALGVPVEFQSRAARRLDPVVHMRAYGTHNQPAGTWSDDASLTFCLAETLAHGYDLGDLTRRFINWYEYGYWTPHGSVFDIGITTREALNRLQSVPGLILAGDTDEYSNGNGSLMRILPLAFYQLETSLASRFAAIFDVSAVTHGHIRSAVACFLYLEMARYLRAGLTPAPAYLRLCQEAPAQLLALNIPARETSYFERTLSGRLPDAPVSAINSGGYVLHTLEAALWCLLRYETFTETVLAAVNLGDDADTTGAVTGGLAGLCYGEAAIPPDWLHVLARRFDIEDLAHRMAANL; from the coding sequence ATGCTACCTCCTTCTTCATCTTCCACAGAAACCCAGATTCGGGCGGCTCTGCTGGGCCTGGCTGTCGGCGACGCCTTGGGTGTACCGGTGGAGTTTCAGAGCCGCGCGGCCCGGCGCCTCGACCCCGTCGTGCACATGCGTGCGTATGGGACCCACAACCAGCCCGCCGGTACCTGGTCTGACGACGCCTCCTTGACCTTTTGCTTGGCGGAGACTTTAGCGCACGGCTACGATTTAGGCGACCTAACTCGTCGCTTCATCAACTGGTATGAGTATGGCTATTGGACACCCCACGGCTCCGTATTTGATATCGGCATTACTACCCGCGAGGCCCTCAACCGCCTGCAATCTGTTCCCGGCTTGATTCTAGCCGGTGACACCGATGAGTACAGCAATGGCAACGGCTCGCTGATGCGGATTCTGCCACTGGCCTTTTATCAGCTGGAAACCTCCCTGGCCAGCCGCTTCGCTGCCATTTTCGATGTTTCGGCCGTCACTCACGGCCATATCCGTTCCGCCGTGGCCTGCTTTCTCTACTTGGAGATGGCCCGCTACCTGCGCGCTGGGCTTACGCCGGCCCCAGCCTACCTGCGGCTCTGTCAGGAAGCACCGGCCCAATTGCTGGCGCTAAATATTCCGGCTCGGGAGACCAGCTACTTCGAGCGCACTCTTAGCGGCCGGCTGCCTGATGCGCCCGTGTCGGCCATCAACAGCGGCGGCTACGTGCTGCACACCTTGGAGGCAGCGCTGTGGTGCCTGCTGCGCTACGAAACCTTCACCGAAACGGTGTTGGCAGCCGTTAACCTCGGCGATGATGCGGATACGACCGGGGCCGTAACCGGTGGTCTGGCTGGCCTCTGTTACGGAGAAGCCGCTATTCCTCCTGATTGGCTGCACGTGCTGGCCCGTCGCTTTGACATTGAAGATCTGGCCCACCGGATGGCGGCAAACCTGTAG
- a CDS encoding NIPSNAP family protein, with protein sequence MKQLHFLIFTLLLGFGVGRENATATAVATRPAYMELKVYHLKTSRQEAVIDSFLQHHYIPVLRAAGITTIGVFKPLGNDTAADRKIYVLTPYSSLKQWEKVSQETTTKLLATGGAYSNAAHTAPAYSRLETVFIKPFEQMTILTPPQLTGPKNERVYELRSYEGASEKLFRNKVRMFNAGGEIKLFSRLGFNAIFYGEVVFGSKMPNLLYMTSFANLQAREAHWKAFGNDPEWKKLSSLPEYQNNVSHIDIVFLRPTQYSGL encoded by the coding sequence ATGAAACAGCTTCACTTCCTGATTTTTACACTTCTCTTGGGCTTCGGAGTAGGTAGGGAAAATGCTACGGCTACGGCCGTAGCAACGCGGCCCGCCTACATGGAACTCAAGGTGTACCACCTGAAAACCAGCCGGCAGGAGGCGGTAATTGACAGTTTCCTCCAGCACCACTATATACCCGTGCTGCGCGCCGCCGGTATCACTACTATCGGCGTGTTTAAACCACTGGGTAACGACACGGCCGCTGACAGAAAAATCTATGTGTTGACCCCGTACTCGTCCTTGAAGCAGTGGGAGAAAGTAAGCCAGGAAACCACCACCAAACTGCTGGCTACCGGAGGCGCCTACAGTAACGCGGCCCATACTGCCCCGGCGTACAGCCGCTTGGAAACAGTTTTTATCAAGCCCTTCGAGCAAATGACCATCCTAACGCCCCCGCAGCTCACCGGACCCAAAAACGAACGGGTGTATGAACTGCGGAGCTACGAGGGTGCCAGCGAGAAGCTATTCCGCAATAAAGTGCGGATGTTTAACGCCGGCGGGGAAATCAAGCTGTTTTCCCGGCTGGGCTTCAATGCTATTTTCTACGGGGAAGTGGTTTTCGGTTCCAAAATGCCGAACCTGCTGTACATGACCTCTTTTGCAAACCTGCAAGCCCGGGAAGCGCACTGGAAAGCCTTCGGCAACGACCCCGAGTGGAAGAAACTTTCCAGCCTGCCCGAGTACCAGAACAACGTGTCGCACATCGACATCGTGTTTCTGCGCCCCACGCAGTATTCGGGGCTTTGA
- a CDS encoding nucleotidyltransferase domain-containing protein, whose translation MLSRIQKAITQLETTHGIRVLYACESGSRAWGFPSPDSDYDVRFIYSHPAEWYQTLDEEPDTLNFPVDEELDLAGWELRKTLKLLRGSNAALFEWLQSPVVYREATGFRAALAPLLPSCWNARAGFNHYIGLMRRGVEEDLPAEDVRLKRLFYALRSTLAARWIQQRPTEVPPMEFGQLRQLLPSALNSTVEELLARKATANEKTTVERPAALVAFLQAEYTVALAAREQLPISRPANPTPALNDLFRAWL comes from the coding sequence ATGCTCTCTCGCATCCAAAAAGCTATTACCCAGCTCGAAACCACCCACGGTATTCGCGTCCTCTACGCCTGCGAGTCGGGTAGCCGGGCCTGGGGATTTCCCTCGCCAGACTCTGACTACGACGTGCGCTTTATCTACAGCCACCCCGCCGAGTGGTACCAAACCTTGGATGAGGAACCCGATACGCTCAACTTTCCAGTGGATGAGGAGTTGGACCTAGCCGGCTGGGAGCTACGCAAAACCCTGAAGCTGTTGCGCGGCTCCAACGCGGCCCTGTTCGAGTGGCTTCAATCGCCGGTGGTGTACCGGGAGGCAACCGGGTTTCGAGCGGCGCTGGCGCCGCTGCTGCCGTCCTGCTGGAATGCCCGCGCTGGCTTTAACCACTACATCGGCCTGATGCGACGTGGGGTGGAAGAAGACCTACCTGCGGAAGACGTACGCCTGAAGCGGTTATTTTACGCCTTACGTTCCACACTGGCCGCCCGCTGGATTCAGCAGCGCCCCACCGAAGTGCCCCCGATGGAATTTGGGCAGCTGCGGCAACTGCTGCCCTCCGCCCTAAACAGCACCGTGGAGGAACTGCTGGCTCGGAAAGCTACCGCCAACGAAAAAACTACCGTGGAGCGGCCTGCCGCGCTGGTCGCCTTCCTCCAAGCCGAGTACACCGTAGCCCTGGCGGCCCGTGAACAGTTGCCCATTAGTCGGCCGGCCAACCCGACGCCCGCCCTGAACGACCTGTTTCGGGCCTGGCTGTAG
- a CDS encoding DNA polymerase beta superfamily protein, which produces MTIADLRQRGLILFEAISGSRAYGTNLPHSDTDLKGVFILPEAEFYGLTYVPQVANDTNDEVFYELRRFVELLLKSNPTVLELLGTPADYVVYRHPLFEAFRAEDFLSKLCRQSFAEYAVAQIRKARGLNKKINHPEPPQRKSVLDFCYVTVGAGAQLVATWLSRRGYAASQCGLANVNHLSDLYALFVDETPDQRHGYRGLVRDPETSQDVQLSAVPKGEMPVAYLSFNRNGYSTYCRVYRDYQEWEQKRNPERYQNTVQHGKNYDAKNMLHVFRLLRMAEEIATTSQLHVRRPDRAFLLQIRRGEFAYDELVAEAEALVDRVEAAFATSALPDAPNQAAAEHLLRQVRRTWYAQAGR; this is translated from the coding sequence ATGACCATTGCCGACCTGCGCCAACGCGGCCTGATTTTATTTGAAGCCATCAGTGGCAGCCGCGCCTATGGCACCAACCTGCCCCACTCCGATACTGACCTGAAAGGCGTATTTATTTTGCCCGAAGCGGAGTTTTACGGCCTCACGTACGTGCCTCAGGTAGCCAATGACACCAACGACGAAGTATTCTATGAGCTGCGCCGCTTCGTGGAGTTACTGCTCAAAAGCAACCCTACAGTACTAGAGCTGCTGGGTACTCCTGCGGATTACGTAGTGTACCGGCACCCCCTTTTCGAGGCATTCCGGGCCGAGGACTTCCTGTCTAAGCTGTGCCGCCAGAGCTTCGCCGAGTACGCCGTGGCGCAGATCCGGAAGGCGCGGGGCCTGAACAAAAAAATCAACCACCCCGAGCCGCCCCAGCGCAAGTCGGTGCTGGATTTTTGCTACGTAACGGTAGGCGCTGGGGCCCAACTAGTAGCTACGTGGCTTAGCCGGCGCGGCTACGCTGCCAGCCAGTGCGGACTAGCCAACGTGAATCATCTCAGTGACTTATACGCCCTGTTCGTGGATGAAACGCCCGACCAGCGCCACGGCTACCGGGGCCTGGTGCGCGACCCGGAAACTTCCCAGGATGTGCAGCTCTCGGCCGTGCCGAAAGGGGAAATGCCAGTCGCCTACCTCAGCTTTAACCGCAACGGCTACAGCACCTACTGCCGCGTGTACCGCGACTACCAAGAATGGGAGCAGAAGCGTAATCCGGAGCGCTACCAGAATACCGTGCAGCACGGCAAAAATTACGACGCTAAAAATATGCTCCACGTGTTTAGGCTGCTACGCATGGCCGAGGAAATTGCCACCACGAGCCAACTGCACGTGCGCCGCCCCGACCGTGCGTTTCTGCTGCAAATCCGCCGCGGCGAGTTTGCCTACGATGAGTTGGTAGCCGAAGCTGAGGCCCTGGTAGATCGGGTGGAGGCCGCCTTTGCCACCTCTGCGCTGCCCGACGCCCCCAACCAGGCCGCGGCCGAGCACCTGCTGCGCCAGGTGCGGCGAACCTGGTATGCCCAGGCCGGCCGCTAG